In Meiothermus ruber DSM 1279, the following proteins share a genomic window:
- a CDS encoding agmatine deiminase family protein encodes MENLTPRALGFRMPAEWAPHAATWTAWPYDEEKWLGYLEPVRQEFAAFVNTLARFEPVHLVLHDEESERDARQRLAGPITFHRIPHDDLWLRDSGAIFVTRTPPSGPVEVAAVNWEFNGWGGKYPAQQDNQMPLQMARILGMGLFEAGIVMEGGSLEVNGQGVGLTTRQCLLSPARNPGLDEEALEGYLQQFLGIEHLIWLGNGLEGDHTDGHIDTLTRFASPYTIVTAVCPDPDDPNHRPLQENLEILRSLGGFRIVELPLPKNPLWLDSETRLPLTYANFYIANGAVLVPIYGDPHDEQALEILRPLFPGREVIGLQSRYLITGGGSFHCVTQQQPAGAIWPGQTR; translated from the coding sequence GTGGAGAACCTCACCCCCCGCGCCCTGGGCTTTCGTATGCCCGCCGAATGGGCCCCGCACGCCGCCACCTGGACGGCCTGGCCCTACGACGAGGAAAAATGGCTGGGCTACCTGGAGCCCGTGCGGCAGGAGTTCGCGGCCTTCGTGAACACCCTGGCCCGCTTCGAGCCGGTGCACCTGGTGCTGCACGACGAAGAATCCGAGCGGGACGCCCGGCAAAGGCTGGCGGGCCCCATCACCTTTCACCGCATCCCCCACGACGACCTGTGGCTGCGCGACTCCGGGGCGATTTTTGTAACCCGTACCCCCCCGTCGGGGCCAGTTGAGGTGGCCGCCGTCAACTGGGAGTTCAACGGTTGGGGCGGGAAGTACCCAGCCCAGCAGGACAACCAGATGCCCTTGCAGATGGCCCGCATCCTGGGCATGGGGCTGTTCGAGGCGGGCATCGTGATGGAGGGGGGGAGCCTCGAGGTCAACGGTCAGGGGGTGGGCCTCACCACCCGGCAGTGCCTGCTCTCACCGGCGCGCAACCCCGGCCTCGACGAGGAGGCGCTCGAGGGCTACCTGCAACAGTTTCTGGGCATCGAGCACCTGATCTGGCTGGGCAACGGCCTCGAGGGCGACCACACCGACGGACACATCGACACCCTGACCCGCTTTGCCTCGCCCTATACCATTGTGACGGCGGTCTGCCCAGACCCCGACGACCCCAACCACCGCCCCCTGCAGGAGAACCTGGAAATCCTGCGAAGCCTGGGGGGTTTTCGCATCGTGGAGCTGCCCCTCCCCAAAAACCCGCTCTGGCTGGATAGCGAGACCCGCCTCCCCCTCACCTACGCCAACTTCTACATCGCCAACGGCGCCGTGCTGGTGCCCATCTACGGCGACCCCCACGACGAACAGGCCCTGGAAATCCTGCGCCCGCTCTTCCCCGGCCGCGAGGTGATCGGCCTCCAAAGCCGCTACCTGATCACCGGCGGGGGCAGCTTCCACTGCGTCACCCAGCAGCAGCCCGCCGGCGCCATATGGCCGGGCCAAACACGCTAG
- a CDS encoding PIN domain-containing protein yields MISLDTNVIFSALNKAGVHHDRARQLLKKYGALVLSPVVHAELMASSDAPGIQLFLQKAQISTLWEVPPAVWEAAGRGFGQ; encoded by the coding sequence ATGATTAGCCTGGACACCAACGTGATATTTTCGGCGCTCAACAAGGCGGGTGTCCACCACGACCGCGCCCGGCAGCTCCTGAAAAAGTATGGGGCGCTGGTTCTCTCGCCGGTGGTACACGCCGAGCTGATGGCCTCGAGCGATGCGCCGGGCATCCAACTTTTCCTGCAGAAAGCCCAGATATCTACCCTCTGGGAGGTGCCGCCCGCGGTGTGGGAAGCGGCGGGTAGGGGCTTTGGACAGTAG
- a CDS encoding coiled-coil domain-containing protein, producing MKPIEVFAVVGAGGLAAFGLYTYARSRPKAEETVPGIPPQVPTHPGVSGQERTSLCQVLTGYRSKLKEYEDLRADAEKKMRDLESLAQGNCRSYAQDPTFQYHCNGFPICGINEWWTVSGTQTNQDAYNACMTFLQAGGGLEQRKHPKKEGSSWDDTWADIDRINSQIGAAYNQVQNLRNQYQEAQRQAEEARQQINNLRRRIADLEAQGVFC from the coding sequence GTGAAGCCGATTGAGGTATTCGCTGTTGTGGGCGCCGGAGGCCTGGCCGCCTTTGGGCTGTACACCTACGCCAGGAGCCGGCCCAAAGCGGAAGAGACGGTGCCCGGCATCCCGCCCCAGGTGCCCACCCACCCCGGTGTTTCAGGGCAGGAGCGCACCAGTTTGTGCCAGGTGCTCACCGGATACCGCTCCAAATTGAAAGAGTACGAAGACCTGCGGGCCGATGCCGAAAAAAAGATGCGCGACCTGGAAAGCCTGGCCCAGGGCAACTGCCGCAGTTACGCCCAGGATCCCACCTTCCAGTACCACTGCAACGGCTTTCCAATATGCGGTATCAACGAATGGTGGACAGTAAGCGGCACCCAGACCAACCAGGACGCCTACAACGCCTGCATGACCTTCCTGCAGGCCGGGGGTGGCCTCGAGCAGCGCAAACACCCCAAAAAAGAAGGCAGCTCCTGGGACGATACCTGGGCGGACATTGACCGCATCAACAGCCAGATCGGGGCCGCCTATAACCAGGTGCAGAATCTGCGCAACCAGTACCAGGAGGCCCAGCGCCAGGCGGAAGAAGCGCGGCAGCAGATCAACAACCTGCGCCGCCGGATTGCTGATCTGGAAGCCCAGGGGGTGTTTTGCTGA
- the aguB gene encoding N-carbamoylputrescine amidase, translating into MTKLAVVQMSMTADREQNVAKATQMVREAAAQGAQIVLLPELFESLYFCQVERERFFALAHPVEHHPFLPHFQQLARELQVVLPISFFEKAGQAYFNSLALIDASGEVLGVYRKSHIPDGPGYEEKYYFNPGDTGFKAFPTRFGHVGAGICWDQWFPECARSMALLGAEILLYPTAIGSEPAEAGGVDTKDMWQRAMIGHAVANLCYLAAANRVGTEVVEGHTQTYYGSSFIADYMGNKLAEAGRSEETILLAELNLEEARAFRAGFGFFRDRRPELYGPLLTLDGKTRAPRS; encoded by the coding sequence ATGACCAAGCTAGCCGTTGTTCAGATGTCCATGACCGCCGACCGCGAGCAGAACGTGGCCAAGGCCACCCAGATGGTGCGCGAGGCCGCCGCCCAGGGCGCGCAGATCGTGCTGCTGCCCGAGCTTTTCGAGAGCCTCTACTTCTGCCAGGTCGAGCGGGAAAGGTTCTTTGCCCTGGCCCACCCGGTCGAGCATCACCCTTTTCTGCCGCACTTCCAGCAGCTAGCCCGGGAGCTACAGGTGGTGCTCCCCATCTCGTTTTTCGAAAAAGCGGGGCAGGCTTACTTCAACAGCCTGGCCCTGATTGACGCCTCGGGGGAGGTGCTGGGGGTTTACCGCAAGTCGCACATCCCCGACGGCCCCGGCTACGAGGAGAAATACTACTTCAACCCCGGCGATACCGGCTTCAAGGCCTTCCCTACCCGCTTCGGCCACGTGGGGGCCGGCATCTGCTGGGACCAGTGGTTCCCCGAGTGCGCCCGCAGCATGGCCCTGCTGGGGGCCGAGATTCTGCTCTACCCCACGGCCATCGGCTCCGAGCCGGCCGAGGCGGGCGGGGTGGATACCAAAGACATGTGGCAGCGGGCCATGATCGGCCATGCGGTCGCGAATCTCTGCTACCTGGCGGCGGCCAACCGGGTGGGCACCGAGGTGGTGGAGGGCCACACCCAGACCTACTACGGCTCCTCCTTCATCGCCGACTACATGGGCAACAAGCTGGCCGAGGCCGGCCGCAGCGAAGAGACCATCCTGCTGGCCGAACTCAACCTGGAGGAAGCCCGCGCTTTCCGGGCCGGTTTTGGTTTCTTCCGCGACCGTCGGCCCGAGCTGTACGGCCCCCTCCTGACCCTGGACGGCAAAACCCGCGCCCCCCGGTCTTAA
- the purM gene encoding phosphoribosylformylglycinamidine cyclo-ligase: MNYREAGVDIERKAGALKAAASKIKETYTPEVLRGLGAFGGMLEVAWLKAMAEPVLVASTDGVGTKTLLAAQTGRYGGLGFDIVNHSVNDLLVQGARPLFFMDYIASARLEAEVLAQILASLAEACKAVGIPLLGGETAEMPGVYQEGGLDLVGTIVGVVDKAQVVDGSRVQPGDVLLALPSSGLHTNGYSLARKVFAGWNLEEPRPELGGQSLAEALLEPHRCYLNEVEILQREGLEIRAMAHITGGGVFENLPRVLPEGLGAEIRRGSFPIPPIFELIQRAGQVPEQEMYRVFNMGLGYILVLSPDVASKARQRLPQSYPVGYIMEGSGIRVV, encoded by the coding sequence ATGAACTACCGGGAAGCGGGGGTGGACATTGAGCGCAAGGCGGGCGCTCTGAAGGCCGCCGCCAGCAAAATCAAGGAAACCTACACCCCCGAGGTGCTGCGGGGCCTGGGGGCCTTTGGGGGGATGCTCGAGGTCGCCTGGCTCAAAGCGATGGCCGAGCCGGTGCTGGTGGCCTCCACCGACGGGGTAGGCACCAAGACCCTTCTGGCCGCCCAGACCGGGCGCTATGGGGGGCTGGGCTTCGACATCGTGAACCACTCGGTCAACGACCTGCTGGTGCAGGGGGCCCGGCCGCTCTTCTTCATGGACTACATCGCCAGCGCCCGGCTGGAAGCCGAGGTGCTGGCCCAGATCCTGGCATCGCTGGCCGAGGCCTGCAAGGCGGTGGGCATCCCCCTGCTGGGGGGCGAGACCGCCGAGATGCCGGGGGTCTACCAGGAGGGCGGCCTGGATCTGGTGGGCACCATTGTGGGCGTGGTGGATAAGGCCCAGGTGGTGGACGGCTCCAGGGTACAGCCCGGCGACGTGCTGCTGGCCCTGCCCTCCTCGGGGCTGCACACCAACGGCTACAGCCTGGCCCGCAAGGTGTTCGCGGGGTGGAACCTCGAGGAACCCCGGCCCGAGCTGGGCGGGCAGTCGCTGGCCGAGGCCCTGCTGGAACCCCACCGCTGCTACCTGAACGAGGTAGAAATCTTGCAGCGCGAGGGCCTCGAGATCCGCGCCATGGCCCACATCACCGGTGGGGGGGTGTTCGAGAACCTGCCCCGGGTGCTGCCGGAAGGCCTGGGGGCCGAGATTCGGCGGGGCAGTTTCCCCATCCCTCCCATTTTTGAGCTGATTCAGCGGGCCGGACAGGTTCCCGAGCAGGAGATGTACCGGGTCTTCAACATGGGGCTTGGTTACATTTTGGTCTTGAGTCCAGACGTGGCGTCCAAGGCCCGGCAACGGCTACCGCAAAGTTACCCCGTAGGGTATATCATGGAAGGGTCAGGGATTAGAGTTGTCTAA
- a CDS encoding AAA family ATPase has protein sequence MAGRQTFRILIVGKSGSGKSTLARQILLRMVGRFRKLVIVNRKTEFSDLCEARFRVKEEGDPSRALRRHSRVFFHVTGYDPRAFLDALGAEIMRQRDVLLLVDEAYHFFPRGAVPKGLFEVLTGGREAGHNAIFVTQMLQGLTGGIDPGVRKQASHLVTFRVTEPNDVRAVSEHFPELGERVRTLARPDDGLPPEYGVKNLDREEGGLVLRNPQNPRRRMWVRL, from the coding sequence GTGGCCGGTAGACAGACCTTCCGCATCCTCATCGTGGGCAAGTCGGGGTCGGGGAAGTCCACCCTGGCCCGTCAAATCCTGCTTCGCATGGTGGGGCGCTTCCGAAAGCTGGTCATCGTCAACCGCAAAACGGAGTTCTCCGACCTTTGCGAGGCCCGCTTCCGGGTAAAGGAAGAAGGCGATCCAAGCCGGGCCCTGCGGCGTCACAGCAGGGTCTTCTTCCACGTCACGGGCTACGACCCGCGCGCTTTCCTGGATGCCCTGGGAGCGGAGATCATGCGCCAGCGGGATGTTTTGTTGCTGGTGGACGAGGCCTACCACTTCTTCCCCCGGGGGGCGGTGCCCAAGGGACTGTTTGAGGTGCTCACCGGGGGGCGCGAGGCCGGGCACAACGCCATCTTCGTGACCCAGATGCTCCAGGGCCTCACCGGGGGGATAGACCCCGGCGTGCGCAAGCAGGCCTCCCACCTGGTCACCTTCCGGGTCACCGAGCCCAACGACGTGCGGGCAGTTTCCGAGCACTTCCCCGAGCTGGGCGAGCGGGTGCGCACCCTGGCCCGCCCGGACGACGGCCTGCCCCCGGAGTACGGTGTAAAGAACCTGGATCGGGAAGAGGGGGGCCTGGTGCTGCGCAACCCCCAAAACCCCCGGCGCAGGATGTGGGTGCGTTTGTAG
- a CDS encoding NUDIX hydrolase, producing MPYTPILATLGFVLSPDRQEVLLVYRNARSQDPAYGLYNGLGGKLEPHEDVVAGMRREILEESGLTALQLHLRGTISWPGFGRQGEDWFGFIFLITEWTGSPHAANGEGELHWVPIQKILRQELPMWPGDRYFLPLVFDADPRPFHGVMPYRGGQVLSWSFSR from the coding sequence ATGCCCTATACCCCCATCCTGGCTACCCTGGGCTTCGTGCTGTCGCCGGACAGGCAGGAGGTGCTGCTGGTGTACCGCAACGCCCGGTCTCAGGATCCGGCCTATGGCCTATACAACGGCCTGGGCGGCAAGCTCGAGCCCCACGAAGACGTGGTGGCGGGCATGCGGCGGGAAATCCTGGAAGAATCCGGCCTCACTGCACTGCAACTCCACCTGCGCGGCACCATCTCCTGGCCGGGGTTTGGCCGGCAGGGCGAGGACTGGTTCGGCTTCATTTTTCTGATTACAGAATGGACAGGCAGCCCCCATGCAGCCAATGGCGAAGGCGAGCTGCACTGGGTACCCATCCAAAAAATTCTGCGCCAGGAGCTGCCCATGTGGCCGGGCGACCGGTACTTCTTGCCGCTGGTCTTCGATGCCGATCCACGGCCTTTTCATGGAGTGATGCCCTACCGCGGGGGCCAGGTGCTCTCCTGGTCGTTTAGCCGCTAG
- a CDS encoding DUF4160 domain-containing protein, whose amino-acid sequence MITIHRSGQYRFYVNSGYNLEPPYICVKHEGHVAKFSLQPLALQSNNGFSRTELSRIQQAVLDARDQLLKHWANVRGTEGEKPSGELLLHQE is encoded by the coding sequence ATGATAACCATTCACCGTTCGGGACAGTATCGCTTTTACGTCAACTCGGGCTATAACCTCGAGCCCCCCTACATCTGCGTCAAGCATGAGGGGCACGTCGCCAAGTTTTCGCTCCAGCCGCTGGCCTTGCAGTCCAACAACGGTTTTTCCCGCACCGAGCTGAGCCGCATCCAGCAGGCCGTTCTGGATGCCCGCGACCAATTGCTCAAACACTGGGCCAACGTCCGGGGCACCGAGGGCGAGAAGCCCAGCGGGGAGCTGCTCCTGCACCAGGAGTGA
- a CDS encoding AbrB/MazE/SpoVT family DNA-binding domain-containing protein: MAQGLVSGKYQLTLPVEVRKALGIKPGDRVEYVVKEGRLEIWVIRPDLSKVLDEVLAEHDFAALRAETHDDAVRYVREMRSLDD; this comes from the coding sequence ATGGCGCAAGGATTGGTAAGTGGAAAATATCAACTTACTTTACCGGTAGAAGTCCGCAAGGCGCTGGGCATCAAGCCGGGCGACCGCGTGGAGTATGTGGTCAAGGAGGGGCGTCTGGAGATCTGGGTGATCCGCCCTGACCTGTCCAAGGTGCTCGACGAGGTGCTTGCCGAGCACGACTTCGCCGCGCTACGCGCCGAGACCCACGATGATGCCGTGCGGTACGTGCGGGAGATGCGGAGCCTGGATGATTAG
- a CDS encoding transglycosylase SLT domain-containing protein, with protein MEANPRLKNTSCSECGGRSLAAVVAGALAQAEGLEVPPDLVVAVAWHESTFNPHVDRVAEALRISNNGANCASGTEIGPMQVKPCAFRTVRLDPTLLLNMPTPVRIQYAVSAGILYLRWLKNIRLPGASWCEVLHAYNVGPGAFLAGQRNASYVQAILGKVGEYSELRV; from the coding sequence GTGGAAGCTAACCCGCGCCTGAAAAATACCTCGTGCAGTGAGTGCGGGGGCCGCTCGCTGGCGGCGGTGGTGGCCGGGGCCCTGGCCCAGGCCGAGGGGCTGGAGGTGCCCCCCGATCTGGTGGTGGCAGTGGCCTGGCACGAGAGCACCTTCAACCCGCATGTAGACCGGGTGGCGGAGGCCCTGCGAATAAGCAACAACGGGGCCAACTGCGCTTCGGGTACGGAAATTGGCCCCATGCAGGTCAAGCCGTGCGCGTTCAGGACTGTGCGACTTGATCCAACGCTCCTGCTCAACATGCCCACGCCGGTGCGGATTCAGTACGCGGTGTCTGCCGGCATTTTGTACCTGCGCTGGCTGAAAAACATTCGCCTGCCCGGTGCATCCTGGTGTGAGGTGCTGCACGCCTACAACGTGGGGCCGGGGGCCTTCCTGGCGGGGCAGCGGAATGCAAGCTATGTGCAGGCCATTCTGGGTAAGGTGGGGGAGTATTCGGAGTTGAGGGTTTAG
- a CDS encoding PilT protein domain-containing protein yields the protein MDSRRKGGLPRRTLADFLIAAHAEYHGLGVMSFDDTVFTAVFPSLRLIR from the coding sequence TTGGACAGTAGGCGCAAGGGCGGGCTCCCGCGAAGAACCCTGGCCGACTTCCTGATTGCCGCCCATGCCGAGTATCACGGGCTCGGGGTGATGAGCTTCGACGACACGGTTTTCACCGCGGTCTTCCCCAGCCTGCGGTTAATCCGCTAG
- a CDS encoding histidine phosphatase family protein → MKELWLVRHGETPWNAEGRFQGHYDINLSPQGLHQAFRVAERLAACRQGFDGLYSSDLQRAALTAKPIAEALRLTPTFDPRLREIYAGELQGLLRSEMQVLYPEFHEAIQRDPWNTKRPGGESMADLAARVQEFIEELPEGRFIVVTHGGVIRAALKIVLELENGSWRKFQIQNTSITRLLYPEGTALSIGDVGHLEAWAEGLMDEATLS, encoded by the coding sequence ATGAAAGAACTCTGGCTGGTACGCCACGGCGAGACCCCCTGGAACGCGGAGGGGCGTTTTCAGGGGCATTACGACATCAATCTCTCCCCGCAGGGCCTGCACCAGGCCTTCCGGGTGGCCGAGCGCCTGGCCGCCTGCCGCCAGGGCTTCGATGGCCTGTACAGCTCCGATCTGCAAAGGGCGGCCCTCACCGCCAAGCCCATCGCCGAGGCCCTGCGCCTTACACCTACCTTCGACCCCCGCCTGCGCGAGATTTACGCCGGCGAGTTGCAGGGGCTGTTGCGCAGCGAGATGCAGGTGCTCTACCCCGAGTTCCACGAGGCCATCCAGCGCGACCCCTGGAACACCAAGCGCCCCGGCGGCGAGAGCATGGCCGACCTGGCCGCGCGGGTACAGGAATTTATCGAGGAGCTACCGGAAGGCCGGTTTATCGTGGTGACCCACGGGGGGGTGATCCGGGCCGCGCTCAAGATTGTGCTCGAGCTGGAGAATGGTTCCTGGCGCAAGTTTCAAATCCAGAACACCTCCATCACCCGTCTGCTCTACCCCGAAGGCACCGCCCTCTCGATTGGGGATGTGGGCCACCTCGAGGCCTGGGCCGAGGGGCTGATGGACGAGGCCACACTCTCGTAG
- a CDS encoding SDR family NAD(P)-dependent oxidoreductase produces the protein MGMFHGKVVLVTGAARGIGRAIAEAFAEEQALLVLCDVRPEGLEVAKRLGGLFVYADLAQPEHRERLVEQAVKQWGGVHVLVNNAAIAPPGSALKVGLADWRQALEVNLTAPMHLSALAAREMVKEGGGAIVNVASVQGLFAEQNNAAYNASKGGLVNLTRSLALDLAPMKIRVNAVAPGAIATENVLEAIQMSPHPELTRQDWEDLHALRRLGRPEEVAQAVVFLASEKASFITGAILPVDGGMTASFMMAGRPV, from the coding sequence TTGGGCATGTTTCACGGCAAAGTGGTACTGGTCACCGGCGCAGCCCGGGGCATTGGACGGGCCATCGCCGAGGCTTTTGCGGAGGAGCAGGCTCTTCTGGTTCTGTGCGACGTGCGGCCCGAGGGCCTCGAGGTAGCCAAGCGCCTGGGGGGCCTGTTCGTCTACGCCGACCTGGCCCAGCCCGAGCACCGCGAGCGTTTGGTCGAGCAGGCGGTCAAGCAGTGGGGTGGGGTGCACGTCCTGGTCAACAATGCGGCCATCGCACCCCCCGGTTCGGCGCTCAAGGTGGGGCTGGCCGACTGGCGGCAGGCCCTGGAGGTCAACCTGACCGCCCCCATGCACCTCTCGGCGCTGGCCGCGCGGGAGATGGTCAAAGAGGGCGGGGGTGCGATTGTAAACGTAGCCAGCGTGCAGGGCCTGTTCGCCGAACAGAACAACGCGGCCTACAATGCCTCCAAAGGGGGTCTGGTCAACCTGACCCGCTCCTTGGCGCTCGACCTGGCCCCCATGAAGATCCGGGTCAATGCGGTGGCCCCTGGAGCCATCGCTACCGAAAACGTGCTGGAGGCCATCCAGATGTCCCCGCACCCCGAACTCACCCGGCAGGACTGGGAAGACCTGCACGCCCTGCGCCGCTTAGGCCGGCCCGAGGAGGTGGCCCAGGCTGTGGTGTTTTTGGCCTCCGAAAAAGCCAGCTTTATCACCGGGGCGATCCTGCCGGTGGACGGCGGCATGACCGCCAGCTTTATGATGGCGGGCCGGCCCGTCTAA
- a CDS encoding trans-sulfuration enzyme family protein yields MDKPSRLRPASWLVAAGRPTAPGEPLNTPLVPASNFILGQERAYARDGGTPTWEALEALVGGLEDGKAVAFASGMAAVAAVFDQLPVGALVVLPDDCYQGVVGLALAGAEKKRWSVRRLALEDTEGWVRACGEADLIWLESPSNPLLTVVDLAAIGQAPRKPGAILAVDNTFATPLNQQPLAFGATVSIQSATKFIGGHSDLLGGVATTRDEALWQALRKSRELSGATPGTLEAFLAVRGARTLALRLQKAQENAQTLALRLEQHPRVARVRYPGLPSHPTHATARRVLKGFGSIISFELHGGAAEADAVCRRVRLIRHATSLGGVESTMERRAAIPGQEHLPPSLLRLSVGIEDVEDLWADLEAALQ; encoded by the coding sequence ATGGACAAGCCTTCCCGACTCAGACCGGCCTCCTGGCTGGTGGCCGCTGGCCGCCCAACCGCGCCCGGCGAACCCCTCAATACCCCGCTGGTTCCGGCCTCCAACTTCATCCTGGGGCAGGAACGGGCCTACGCCCGCGACGGCGGCACGCCCACCTGGGAGGCCCTCGAGGCCCTGGTGGGGGGGCTCGAGGATGGGAAGGCCGTGGCCTTTGCCTCGGGTATGGCCGCGGTGGCGGCGGTTTTTGATCAGCTTCCGGTGGGGGCGCTGGTGGTGCTGCCGGACGACTGCTACCAGGGGGTGGTGGGGCTGGCCCTGGCCGGAGCCGAGAAGAAGCGCTGGTCGGTGCGTCGGCTGGCCCTGGAGGACACCGAGGGCTGGGTGCGGGCCTGTGGCGAGGCCGACCTGATCTGGCTCGAGTCCCCCTCCAACCCGCTGCTCACGGTGGTGGATCTGGCCGCCATCGGACAGGCCCCGCGCAAGCCCGGCGCCATTCTGGCGGTGGACAACACCTTTGCCACCCCCCTCAACCAGCAGCCCCTGGCGTTTGGGGCCACGGTCTCCATTCAGTCGGCCACCAAGTTTATCGGGGGCCACTCCGACCTGCTCGGGGGGGTGGCCACCACCCGCGACGAGGCTTTGTGGCAGGCCCTGCGAAAGTCCAGGGAACTCAGCGGCGCCACCCCCGGCACCCTCGAGGCCTTCCTGGCCGTGCGGGGGGCGCGCACCCTGGCCCTCCGCCTGCAAAAAGCCCAGGAGAACGCCCAGACGCTGGCCCTTCGCCTCGAGCAGCACCCCCGGGTGGCCCGTGTGCGCTACCCAGGCCTCCCCTCCCACCCCACCCACGCCACCGCCAGGCGCGTGCTGAAGGGCTTTGGCAGCATCATCTCCTTCGAGCTGCACGGCGGGGCCGCCGAGGCCGACGCGGTCTGTCGGCGCGTCCGGCTGATCCGCCACGCCACCAGCCTGGGGGGGGTGGAGTCTACCATGGAGCGCCGGGCGGCCATTCCGGGGCAGGAGCACCTACCCCCTTCCCTGCTGCGGCTGAGCGTGGGCATCGAGGATGTCGAGGATCTCTGGGCCGACCTCGAGGCCGCCCTGCAATAA
- the gatB gene encoding Asp-tRNA(Asn)/Glu-tRNA(Gln) amidotransferase subunit GatB, with the protein MPDFEAVVGLEVHLHLKTKSKMFCGCDASYFGDPPNTHTCPVCLGLPGVLPVVNAQAVEYGILFGLALNCQIAPWTQFHRKSYYYPDMPKNYQISQYDLPIAAHGYLEVEGQRVRIKRVHLEEDAAKSTHPEGASYSLIDLNRAGSPLIEMVTEPDIRTPEQARVFLSHIRSIAQTLGVSDANPEEGKMRADVNVSVRRVGEPLGTKVEIKNLNSFRSVARALEYEIRRQQEILRSGRRVEQATLGFDEAAGKTYVMRLKEGEADYRYFPDPDLPPIVVDEAWLERLRAAMPELPAQKYARYVEAGVRPYDAEILAYNPSLARFFDQTLAHHQGNPQTVANLLNAEVAGYLNERLVEVQETALTPQHLAALAGLFERREITNRVLSQLLPEVMEGADPLKLVEERGLRAVADEGALRPLVERVVAANPKVVEQVKGGNLKAANALLGPIMKETKGTAKADVVKKMLGEMLGVEL; encoded by the coding sequence ATGCCCGATTTCGAAGCCGTGGTAGGGCTGGAAGTCCACCTGCACCTCAAAACCAAAAGCAAGATGTTCTGCGGCTGCGATGCCAGCTATTTTGGCGACCCGCCCAACACCCACACCTGCCCGGTCTGCCTGGGCCTGCCGGGGGTACTGCCGGTGGTCAACGCCCAGGCCGTGGAGTACGGCATCCTGTTCGGGCTGGCCCTGAACTGCCAGATTGCCCCCTGGACGCAGTTCCACCGCAAGAGCTACTACTACCCCGACATGCCCAAAAACTACCAGATCTCCCAGTACGACCTGCCCATCGCGGCCCACGGCTACCTGGAGGTGGAGGGGCAGCGGGTGCGCATCAAGCGGGTGCACCTCGAGGAGGACGCGGCCAAGTCCACCCACCCCGAGGGGGCCTCCTATTCCCTGATTGACCTCAACCGGGCCGGCTCCCCCCTGATCGAGATGGTCACCGAACCGGACATCCGCACCCCCGAGCAGGCCCGGGTTTTTCTCTCCCACATTCGCTCGATCGCCCAGACCCTGGGGGTATCCGACGCCAACCCCGAGGAGGGCAAGATGCGGGCCGACGTGAACGTCTCGGTGCGGCGGGTGGGAGAGCCGCTCGGAACCAAGGTCGAGATCAAGAACCTGAACTCCTTCCGCAGCGTGGCGCGGGCCCTCGAGTACGAGATACGGCGGCAGCAGGAAATCCTGCGCAGCGGGCGCAGGGTCGAGCAGGCCACTTTAGGCTTCGACGAGGCCGCCGGCAAAACCTACGTGATGCGCCTGAAGGAAGGTGAGGCCGACTACCGCTACTTCCCCGACCCCGACCTGCCCCCCATCGTGGTGGACGAGGCCTGGCTTGAGCGGCTCCGCGCGGCCATGCCCGAGCTGCCCGCCCAGAAATACGCCCGCTACGTGGAGGCCGGGGTGCGCCCCTACGACGCCGAAATCCTGGCCTACAACCCCTCGCTGGCCCGCTTCTTCGACCAAACCCTGGCCCACCACCAGGGCAACCCCCAGACCGTCGCCAACCTGCTCAACGCCGAGGTGGCCGGTTATCTGAACGAGCGGCTGGTGGAAGTGCAGGAGACTGCCCTCACCCCCCAGCACCTGGCCGCGCTGGCAGGGCTGTTCGAGCGACGCGAGATCACCAACCGGGTCTTGAGCCAGCTACTCCCCGAGGTGATGGAAGGGGCCGACCCCTTGAAGCTGGTGGAGGAACGCGGCCTGCGGGCGGTCGCGGACGAGGGCGCGCTGCGGCCCCTGGTGGAGCGGGTGGTGGCTGCCAACCCCAAGGTGGTGGAGCAGGTCAAGGGTGGCAACCTCAAGGCCGCCAACGCCCTGCTGGGCCCCATCATGAAGGAGACCAAGGGCACCGCCAAGGCCGACGTGGTCAAAAAGATGCTGGGCGAGATGCTGGGGGTCGAGCTATGA